One Pseudomonas abieticivorans genomic region harbors:
- the ftsB gene encoding cell division protein FtsB — MRSPYWLFLVLLLLLGGLQYRLWVGNGSLAQVASLQQQIADQHAENENLLERNRVLDAEVAELKKGMETVEERARHELGMVKEGETLYQLAQ; from the coding sequence ATGCGCAGCCCCTATTGGTTATTTCTGGTTTTGCTTTTGCTGCTCGGTGGCCTGCAGTATCGCCTCTGGGTGGGCAACGGAAGCCTGGCGCAGGTGGCCAGCCTGCAGCAGCAGATCGCCGACCAGCATGCCGAAAATGAAAACTTGCTGGAGCGCAACCGCGTCCTCGATGCGGAAGTGGCCGAATTGAAAAAGGGCATGGAGACCGTGGAAGAGCGCGCTCGCCATGAACTGGGCATGGTCAAGGAGGGCGAAACCCTCTACCAGTTGGCCCAATGA
- the ispD gene encoding 2-C-methyl-D-erythritol 4-phosphate cytidylyltransferase has product MNTALPAFWAVIPAAGVGARMAADRPKQYLQLGGRTILEHSLDCFLDHPALKGLVVSLAEDDPYWPSLASARDARIQRAAGGRERADSVLNALLYLNAHGAGDDDWVLVHDAARPNLARADLDKLLGELADDPVGGLLAVPARDTLKRADSQGRVRETIDRSTIWQAYTPQMFRLGALHRALADSLVADVAITDEASAIEWAGQAPRLIEGRSDNIKVTRPEDLEYLKSRWSLRG; this is encoded by the coding sequence ATGAATACCGCGTTGCCTGCCTTCTGGGCAGTGATCCCCGCCGCGGGCGTAGGTGCCCGTATGGCCGCAGACCGTCCCAAGCAGTACTTGCAACTGGGCGGGCGCACGATCCTTGAGCATAGCCTCGACTGTTTTCTTGATCACCCCGCGCTCAAGGGCCTGGTGGTCAGCCTTGCTGAAGACGACCCGTACTGGCCTAGCCTTGCCAGCGCCCGTGATGCGCGTATCCAGCGTGCTGCCGGCGGTCGCGAACGGGCGGACTCGGTGCTAAACGCTTTGCTGTACCTGAACGCCCATGGCGCGGGCGATGATGACTGGGTGCTGGTGCATGATGCCGCGCGGCCGAACCTGGCCCGCGCCGATCTGGACAAGTTGCTCGGAGAGTTGGCCGATGACCCCGTGGGCGGCCTGCTGGCGGTGCCGGCCCGCGATACGCTCAAGCGCGCCGACAGCCAGGGCCGAGTGCGCGAAACCATCGACCGCAGCACCATCTGGCAGGCCTACACCCCGCAAATGTTCCGCCTGGGTGCCTTGCATCGCGCGCTGGCCGACAGCCTGGTCGCCGACGTGGCGATCACCGACGAGGCCTCGGCCATCGAATGGGCCGGGCAGGCGCCGCGTTTGATCGAAGGCCGTTCGGACAATATCAAGGTCACCCGCCCGGAAGACCTTGAATACCTGAAGTCGCGCTGGTCGCTTCGCGGATAA
- a CDS encoding LysR family transcriptional regulator, protein MTDNRWEGIDEFVAVAECCQFTAAAERLGISSSHISRQIARLEDRLQTRLLYRSTRRVTLTEAGQTFLQHCQRLQDGREEALRAVGDLTSEPKGLLRLTCAVAYGERFIVPLVTRFMGLYPQLRIDIELSNRTLDLVHEGLDLAIRLGRLQDSRMVAARLAPRRMYLCAAPSYLERYGRPHSVSELGRHNCLIGSSDIWQLEQNGREYAQRVQGNWRCNSGQAVLDAALQGVGLCQLPDYYVLEHLKSGALIPLLQGHQPPNTAVWALYPQQRHLSPKVRKLVDYLREGLAKRPEYCGD, encoded by the coding sequence ATGACCGACAACCGTTGGGAAGGCATCGACGAATTCGTTGCCGTGGCTGAATGTTGCCAATTCACCGCCGCCGCCGAACGCCTGGGAATTTCTTCCTCACACATCAGCCGGCAGATCGCCCGGTTGGAGGACCGCCTGCAAACCCGCCTGCTGTACCGCAGCACGCGGCGAGTCACGCTGACCGAGGCCGGCCAGACCTTCCTGCAGCATTGCCAACGCTTGCAAGATGGGCGCGAAGAGGCCTTGCGGGCGGTCGGCGACTTGACCAGCGAGCCCAAGGGCCTGCTGCGCCTGACCTGCGCGGTGGCCTACGGCGAGCGCTTTATCGTGCCACTGGTGACGCGTTTCATGGGCCTGTACCCGCAGCTGCGCATCGATATCGAATTGAGCAACCGCACCCTGGACTTGGTGCACGAAGGCCTGGACCTGGCTATTCGCCTGGGCCGTTTGCAGGATTCGCGGATGGTGGCAGCGCGCCTGGCGCCCCGGCGCATGTATTTATGCGCCGCGCCCAGCTACCTGGAACGCTACGGGCGACCGCACAGTGTGTCGGAGCTGGGCCGGCACAATTGCCTGATCGGCAGCAGCGACATCTGGCAACTGGAACAAAACGGTCGGGAATACGCGCAGCGGGTGCAGGGCAACTGGCGCTGCAACAGCGGGCAGGCGGTATTGGATGCCGCACTGCAAGGCGTGGGGTTATGCCAATTACCCGATTACTACGTGCTGGAGCACCTCAAGAGCGGTGCGCTGATACCGCTGCTCCAAGGCCATCAGCCGCCGAACACCGCCGTGTGGGCGCTGTATCCGCAGCAACGGCATTTGTCACCCAAGGTGCGCAAGCTGGTGGATTATCTGCGCGAGGGGTTGGCGAAACGGCCGGAGTATTGCGGCGATTGA
- a CDS encoding S-(hydroxymethyl)glutathione dehydrogenase/class III alcohol dehydrogenase, translated as MIKSRAAVAFEAKKPLEIVEVDVAMPKAGEVLVRVIASGVCHTDAYTLSGADPEGIFPSILGHEGGGIVEAIGEGVTSVAVGDHVIPLYTPECRQCKFCLSGKTNLCQAIRATQGKGLMPDGTSRFSYNGKPIFHYMGTSTFSEYTVLPEISVAKIQKEAPLEKVCLLGCGVTTGIGAVLNTAKVKPGDTVAIFGLGGIGLSAVIGAVKAKAARIIAIDINPAKFEIARQLGATDCVNPKDFDRPIQEVIVDMTDGGVDFSFECIGNVQLMRAALECAHKGWGESVIIGVAGAGQEIATRPFQLVTGRVWRGSAFGGVRGRTELPSYVDMAGKGEIPLDTFITHAMGLEDINKAFDLMHEGKSIRTVIHF; from the coding sequence ATGATCAAGTCCCGTGCTGCCGTAGCGTTCGAGGCCAAGAAACCGCTGGAAATCGTTGAAGTCGATGTGGCCATGCCCAAAGCCGGTGAAGTCCTGGTGCGCGTCATCGCTTCGGGTGTGTGCCACACCGATGCCTACACCCTGTCGGGCGCTGATCCGGAAGGTATCTTCCCCTCGATCCTGGGCCATGAAGGCGGCGGTATCGTCGAGGCCATCGGCGAGGGCGTGACCTCGGTGGCAGTCGGTGACCATGTGATCCCGCTGTACACCCCGGAATGCCGCCAGTGCAAATTCTGCCTGTCGGGCAAGACCAACCTGTGCCAAGCCATTCGCGCGACGCAGGGCAAAGGCCTGATGCCTGACGGCACCAGCCGTTTCTCCTACAACGGCAAGCCAATTTTCCACTACATGGGCACCTCGACCTTTTCCGAGTACACCGTGTTGCCGGAAATCTCCGTGGCCAAGATCCAGAAAGAGGCGCCGCTGGAAAAAGTCTGCCTGCTGGGCTGTGGCGTCACCACCGGCATTGGCGCGGTGCTCAACACCGCCAAGGTCAAGCCCGGTGACACCGTGGCAATCTTCGGCCTGGGTGGCATCGGTTTGTCGGCAGTGATCGGTGCGGTCAAGGCCAAGGCGGCGCGCATCATCGCCATCGACATCAACCCGGCCAAGTTCGAAATCGCCCGCCAGTTGGGTGCAACCGATTGCGTCAACCCGAAAGACTTCGATCGTCCGATCCAGGAAGTGATCGTCGACATGACCGATGGCGGCGTGGACTTTTCGTTCGAGTGCATCGGCAACGTACAACTGATGCGTGCCGCGCTTGAGTGCGCGCACAAGGGTTGGGGTGAGTCAGTGATCATCGGCGTGGCCGGTGCAGGCCAGGAAATCGCCACCCGTCCGTTCCAACTGGTGACCGGTCGCGTCTGGCGCGGGTCGGCATTCGGCGGCGTGCGCGGGCGCACCGAATTGCCAAGCTATGTCGACATGGCCGGCAAGGGCGAGATCCCTCTGGATACTTTCATCACCCACGCCATGGGCCTGGAAGATATCAACAAGGCTTTCGACCTGATGCATGAAGGCAAAAGCATCCGTACCGTCATCCATTTCTGA
- the fghA gene encoding S-formylglutathione hydrolase, with the protein MSLENVSCQKSFGGWHKRYRHRSEVLGCDMTFAVYLPPQAEQGGTLPVLYWLSGLTCTDENFMQKAGAHKLAAELGLIIVAPDTSPRGADVPGDPQGAWDFGLGAGFYLNATQQPWAKHYRMHDYVVQELPALVEAHFPASQQRAISGHSMGGHGALVCALRNPGRYRSVSAFSPISNPMDCPWGQKAFSRYLGDERSRWREWDASVLISEASEKLPTLVDQGDRDDFLATQLKPEVLVQAAKAAGYPIEVRLQPGYDHSYYFIASFIDDHLRHHAAALESSHKS; encoded by the coding sequence ATGAGCCTGGAAAACGTCTCCTGCCAAAAAAGCTTCGGCGGTTGGCACAAACGCTACCGCCATCGCTCCGAGGTGTTGGGTTGCGACATGACCTTCGCCGTGTACCTGCCGCCGCAGGCAGAGCAGGGCGGCACGTTGCCGGTGTTGTATTGGCTGTCGGGCCTGACCTGCACCGACGAGAACTTCATGCAAAAGGCCGGTGCGCACAAGCTCGCCGCCGAGTTGGGGTTGATCATCGTCGCGCCAGACACCAGCCCCCGTGGCGCCGATGTGCCGGGTGACCCGCAGGGTGCCTGGGACTTTGGCCTGGGCGCCGGCTTCTACCTCAATGCCACCCAGCAGCCCTGGGCCAAGCACTACCGCATGCATGACTATGTAGTGCAGGAGCTGCCAGCCCTCGTGGAGGCGCATTTCCCGGCTTCGCAACAGCGGGCCATCAGCGGCCACTCCATGGGTGGCCATGGCGCGTTGGTGTGCGCGTTGCGCAACCCGGGGCGCTATCGGTCGGTGTCGGCCTTCTCGCCCATCAGCAATCCGATGGATTGCCCATGGGGGCAGAAAGCGTTCTCGCGCTACCTGGGCGACGAGCGTTCGCGCTGGCGTGAGTGGGACGCTAGTGTGTTGATCAGCGAAGCGTCGGAAAAACTGCCGACGCTGGTCGACCAGGGTGACCGTGACGACTTCCTTGCCACCCAGCTCAAGCCCGAAGTGCTGGTTCAGGCGGCGAAGGCGGCTGGCTACCCGATCGAGGTGCGGTTGCAGCCGGGCTATGACCACAGCTACTACTTCATCGCCAGCTTTATTGACGACCACTTGCGACATCACGCCGCAGCACTGGAATCGTCCCACAAGAGCTGA
- the ispF gene encoding 2-C-methyl-D-erythritol 2,4-cyclodiphosphate synthase has protein sequence MRIGHGYDVHRFAEGEFITLGGVRIAHKFGLLAHSDGDVLLHALSDALLGAAALGDIGKHFPDTDPQFKGADSRVLLRHVVSIVQAKGWKVGNVDATIVAQAPKMAPHIETMRAQIAADLQVELDQVNVKATTEEKLGFTGREEGIAVHAVALLLAR, from the coding sequence ATGCGTATTGGCCACGGCTACGATGTGCACCGTTTCGCTGAAGGCGAATTCATTACCTTGGGCGGCGTGCGCATTGCACACAAATTCGGCTTGCTCGCGCATTCCGATGGTGACGTGCTGCTGCATGCCTTGAGCGATGCCTTGCTCGGCGCGGCCGCACTGGGTGACATCGGCAAGCATTTCCCCGACACCGATCCGCAATTCAAGGGCGCCGACAGCCGCGTGCTGTTGCGTCACGTCGTGTCCATCGTCCAGGCCAAGGGTTGGAAGGTCGGCAACGTCGACGCCACCATCGTTGCCCAGGCGCCGAAAATGGCCCCGCACATCGAAACCATGCGCGCGCAGATCGCCGCCGACCTGCAGGTCGAGCTCGACCAGGTCAACGTCAAGGCCACCACCGAGGAAAAACTCGGTTTCACCGGCCGTGAAGAAGGTATTGCCGTTCACGCCGTCGCCTTGTTGCTTGCCCGATGA
- the truD gene encoding tRNA pseudouridine(13) synthase TruD, with protein sequence MNETQLLGPRASGEALGSAVLKATAEDFQVDEVLDIPLAGEGEHLWLWVEKRNLNTEEAARRLAKAAGVPLRTVSYAGLKDRQALTRQWFSLHLPGKADPDMSAAENETLRILKIARHKRKLQRGAHSANGFTLRLTALQADHPALDARLAQLKANGVPNYFGTQRFGHQGGNVFDARQWAERQALPEQRNVRSRLLSTARSYLFNQVLGARVAAGTWNQAQVGDLLAFTDSRSFFPAGEAECSDPRLAILDLHPTGPQWGEGDSPATGRIHDVEQEIAAREPHLRDWLVKAGMAHERRILRLPIGGLTWHYPEPDILQLEFVLPAGCFATVVVRELVDLVPAGQTDSQCVF encoded by the coding sequence ATGAACGAGACACAACTGCTGGGCCCGCGTGCATCGGGCGAGGCGCTGGGCAGCGCCGTGCTAAAGGCCACCGCCGAAGACTTCCAGGTCGACGAAGTGCTTGATATCCCGCTGGCCGGTGAGGGCGAGCATCTCTGGCTGTGGGTTGAAAAACGCAACCTCAACACCGAGGAAGCCGCCCGGCGCCTGGCCAAGGCTGCGGGCGTGCCCTTGCGCACGGTCAGCTATGCCGGCCTCAAGGATCGCCAGGCCCTGACCCGGCAATGGTTCAGCCTGCATTTGCCGGGCAAGGCCGACCCCGATATGTCGGCAGCCGAAAACGAGACCCTGCGTATCCTGAAAATCGCCCGTCACAAGCGCAAGCTGCAGCGTGGCGCGCACTCGGCGAACGGTTTTACCTTGCGCCTCACCGCGTTGCAGGCCGATCACCCCGCCCTGGATGCGCGCCTGGCGCAACTGAAGGCCAATGGCGTGCCCAACTATTTCGGCACCCAGCGCTTTGGCCATCAGGGCGGCAACGTCTTCGATGCCCGCCAATGGGCCGAGCGCCAGGCGCTGCCAGAGCAGCGCAACGTACGTTCGCGCCTGCTCTCCACCGCGCGCAGTTATCTGTTCAATCAGGTGCTGGGCGCGCGCGTGGCCGCCGGTACCTGGAACCAGGCGCAGGTGGGCGATTTGCTGGCGTTCACCGACAGCCGCAGTTTTTTCCCGGCAGGGGAGGCTGAATGCAGCGACCCGCGCCTGGCGATCCTGGACCTGCACCCTACCGGCCCCCAGTGGGGGGAAGGTGACTCGCCGGCCACTGGGCGCATCCATGATGTGGAACAGGAAATTGCCGCGCGCGAACCGCATCTGCGTGACTGGTTGGTTAAAGCGGGCATGGCGCACGAACGACGCATCCTGCGGCTGCCCATTGGCGGTTTGACGTGGCATTATCCCGAGCCTGACATTCTGCAACTGGAATTCGTCCTTCCGGCCGGATGCTTCGCCACCGTCGTGGTGCGTGAACTCGTCGATCTGGTGCCGGCAGGGCAGACGGACAGCCAATGCGTATTCTGA
- the surE gene encoding 5'/3'-nucleotidase SurE encodes MRILISNDDGVAAPGLAALYGALADYAECTVIAPDQDKSGASSSLTLDRPLHPQTLANGFISLNGTPTDCVHLGLNGLLAFEPDLVVSGINLGANLGDDVLYSGTVAAALEGRFLGRTSFAFSLLSRQPDNLATAAWFARRLVEAHDRLDLPPRTVLNVNIPNLPLERIKGIQLTRLGHRARAAAPTRMVDPRGKEGYWIAVAGDAEDGGPGTDFHAVMQGYVSVTPLQLDRTFNEAFSSLEGWLEGLR; translated from the coding sequence ATGCGTATTCTGATTTCAAACGACGACGGGGTCGCAGCACCCGGGCTCGCCGCGCTGTATGGCGCGCTGGCCGACTATGCCGAGTGCACGGTGATCGCCCCTGACCAGGATAAAAGCGGCGCCAGCAGTTCGCTGACGCTCGACCGGCCTTTGCACCCGCAAACATTGGCCAATGGGTTTATCAGCCTTAATGGCACACCCACCGATTGCGTGCACCTGGGCCTCAACGGCTTGCTGGCGTTCGAGCCGGACCTGGTGGTGTCGGGGATCAACCTGGGTGCCAACCTGGGTGACGACGTGCTGTATTCCGGCACCGTGGCTGCCGCCCTGGAGGGGCGCTTCCTGGGGCGCACCTCGTTCGCTTTCTCGCTGCTCTCGCGCCAGCCGGACAACCTCGCCACCGCAGCCTGGTTCGCCCGTCGGCTGGTGGAGGCGCACGATCGCCTCGACCTGCCGCCGCGCACCGTGCTCAACGTGAATATTCCCAACCTGCCGCTGGAGCGCATCAAGGGTATCCAGTTGACGCGCCTGGGCCATCGCGCCCGCGCCGCCGCGCCCACGCGCATGGTCGACCCGCGTGGCAAGGAAGGCTACTGGATCGCGGTGGCCGGGGACGCCGAGGATGGCGGCCCAGGCACTGATTTCCACGCCGTGATGCAAGGCTATGTGTCGGTCACGCCGTTGCAGCTGGATCGAACCTTCAACGAGGCCTTCAGCTCCCTTGAAGGCTGGCTGGAGGGGCTGCGCTGA
- a CDS encoding protein-L-isoaspartate(D-aspartate) O-methyltransferase — translation MTSQRTRERLIQRLYEEGVSSTQVLEVIRRTPRHLFVDEALAHRAYEDTALPIGHNQTISQPYMVARMSELLLEAGPLDKVLEIGTGSGYQTAVLAQLVERVFSVERIKVLQDRAKERLVELNTRNVVFRWGDGWEGWPALAPYNGIIVTAVATDVPQALLDQLAPGGRLVIPVGAGEVQQLMLIIREENGFSRHVLGAVRFVPLLNGPLA, via the coding sequence ATGACCTCGCAGCGTACCCGCGAGCGGTTGATCCAGCGCCTTTACGAAGAGGGCGTCTCCAGCACCCAGGTGCTCGAGGTGATCCGCCGCACGCCGCGTCATCTGTTCGTCGACGAGGCGCTGGCGCACCGTGCGTACGAAGACACGGCCTTGCCCATCGGCCATAACCAGACCATCTCCCAGCCTTACATGGTGGCGCGCATGAGCGAGCTGCTGCTGGAGGCGGGCCCCCTGGACAAGGTGCTGGAGATTGGCACCGGGTCCGGTTACCAGACGGCGGTGCTGGCCCAGTTGGTGGAGCGGGTGTTTTCCGTCGAGCGCATCAAGGTGCTGCAGGACCGCGCCAAGGAGCGCCTGGTGGAGCTCAACACGCGCAACGTGGTGTTTCGTTGGGGCGATGGCTGGGAAGGCTGGCCGGCGCTGGCGCCTTACAACGGTATCATCGTTACCGCAGTGGCCACCGACGTGCCCCAGGCGCTGCTGGATCAACTGGCCCCCGGTGGGCGGCTGGTCATCCCGGTGGGCGCCGGTGAAGTTCAGCAGTTGATGTTGATCATTCGCGAAGAAAACGGTTTTTCCCGGCATGTACTGGGCGCCGTGCGCTTCGTGCCGCTGCTCAATGGGCCCCTGGCATGA
- a CDS encoding peptidoglycan DD-metalloendopeptidase family protein, with the protein MSLTVIRQRAGISSFKLLVIGLALITSLAGCSSTPSSGVRVVDRANAKPQNPTVTTGQYAVRRGDTLFSIAFRYGWDWKALAARNSIPEPYTIHPGQTIRFDSGAAAAAPVVAAQSQTSSTPSSKFTMTRRPAGTAAPVVVAPVAAASSAPEPTPVPAGEKVTGGWAWPANGVLIGKFASNGSLNKGVDIAGELGQPVFAASDGSVVYAGSGLRGYGELIIIKHSDTYVSAYGHNRRLLVREGQQVKVGQTIAEMGSTGTDRVKLHFEIRRQGKPVDPLQFLPRR; encoded by the coding sequence GTGAGTCTCACAGTCATTCGGCAGCGTGCAGGTATATCGAGTTTCAAGCTACTGGTGATTGGCCTTGCCCTCATTACGTCTCTGGCCGGTTGTTCGAGTACGCCCTCCAGCGGCGTGCGGGTGGTCGATCGGGCCAACGCCAAGCCGCAGAACCCCACGGTTACGACCGGGCAGTATGCGGTGCGCCGTGGCGACACCTTGTTCTCCATCGCTTTCCGCTACGGGTGGGACTGGAAGGCTTTGGCCGCACGCAACAGCATACCGGAGCCCTATACCATTCATCCGGGGCAAACGATTCGCTTTGACAGTGGCGCTGCAGCGGCTGCGCCTGTGGTCGCGGCGCAAAGCCAGACATCCAGCACGCCGTCGAGCAAGTTCACCATGACCCGCCGCCCTGCAGGCACGGCGGCACCCGTGGTCGTAGCCCCCGTTGCCGCTGCGTCAAGTGCGCCAGAGCCGACTCCAGTGCCGGCTGGCGAGAAGGTCACGGGCGGTTGGGCATGGCCGGCGAACGGCGTGTTGATTGGAAAATTTGCTTCAAACGGCAGTTTGAATAAAGGCGTTGATATCGCCGGTGAATTGGGACAGCCTGTTTTTGCTGCGTCTGATGGATCTGTGGTTTACGCCGGGAGTGGCTTGCGGGGCTACGGCGAATTGATCATCATCAAACACAGCGATACCTACGTAAGTGCCTACGGTCATAACCGCAGGTTGTTGGTTCGGGAGGGGCAGCAGGTCAAGGTCGGACAGACAATTGCCGAAATGGGTTCAACGGGGACTGACCGGGTGAAGCTTCATTTTGAAATTCGCCGTCAGGGTAAACCGGTAGATCCGCTGCAATTCCTGCCACGTCGTTGA
- the rpoS gene encoding RNA polymerase sigma factor RpoS: MALNKEAPEFDIDDEVLLMEAGIVLDAVADAEPVAPAVRAKAKNSTALKQHKYIDYTRALDATQLYLNEIGFSPLLSPEEEVHFARLSQKGDPAGRKRMIESNLRLVVKIARRYVNRGLSLLDLIEEGNLGLIRAVEKFDPERGFRFSTYATWWIRQTIERAIMNQTRTIRLPIHVVKELNVYLRAARELTQKLDHEPSPEEIASLLEKPVGEVKRMLGLNERVSSVDVSLGPDSDKTLLDTLTDDRPTDPCELLQDDDLSQSIDQWLSELTDKQREVVVRRFGLRGHESSTLEDVGLEIGLTRERVRQIQVEGLKRLREILEKNGLSSESLFQ, from the coding sequence ATGGCTCTCAACAAAGAAGCGCCGGAGTTTGACATCGACGATGAGGTGCTCCTTATGGAAGCCGGCATCGTCTTGGATGCGGTAGCGGATGCAGAACCAGTTGCACCTGCAGTTCGTGCCAAGGCCAAGAACTCCACAGCACTCAAGCAGCACAAGTACATCGACTACACCCGGGCACTCGATGCCACCCAGTTGTATTTGAACGAAATCGGTTTTTCCCCGTTGTTGTCCCCGGAAGAAGAAGTGCACTTTGCGCGCTTGTCGCAAAAGGGTGATCCGGCCGGCCGCAAGCGCATGATCGAAAGTAACTTGCGCCTGGTGGTAAAAATCGCTCGTCGCTATGTCAACCGTGGTTTGTCCCTGCTGGACCTCATCGAGGAAGGCAACCTGGGGCTTATCCGCGCCGTCGAAAAGTTCGATCCGGAACGCGGCTTCCGTTTCTCGACTTACGCCACCTGGTGGATCCGCCAGACCATCGAACGCGCCATCATGAATCAGACCCGGACCATCCGGTTGCCGATCCATGTCGTGAAGGAGCTCAACGTCTACCTTCGCGCGGCCCGTGAGCTCACTCAAAAACTTGACCACGAACCGTCGCCGGAAGAAATTGCCAGCCTGCTGGAAAAACCGGTCGGCGAGGTCAAGCGCATGCTCGGCTTGAACGAGCGGGTTTCCTCGGTGGACGTCTCGCTGGGGCCGGACTCCGACAAGACCCTGCTGGACACCCTGACCGACGACCGTCCCACCGATCCCTGCGAGCTGCTTCAGGACGACGATCTGTCCCAGAGCATCGACCAATGGCTCTCGGAATTGACCGACAAGCAGCGCGAGGTCGTGGTGCGTCGCTTTGGTTTGCGCGGGCATGAAAGCAGTACCCTGGAAGACGTTGGCCTGGAGATTGGCCTCACCCGCGAGCGGGTGCGCCAGATCCAGGTAGAGGGGCTCAAGCGCCTGCGGGAAATCCTCGAGAAAAACGGCCTTTCCAGTGAATCATTGTTTCAGTAA